The stretch of DNA CCGATTTTTGCAGCGCTGTGGATAGCGCAGTTAGCGATGGATATATTATGGACGGTAGCGGCTGCTGCGAGCACGGTGGCGATAGCCGTAATCTGCTTTGCGGAGCGCAAGCTTGCGAAAAAATAGAGGCCAAAAGCGCAAGCCAAGATCAGGTAAAGATAAAAATCGAGGATCTAGAAAACATGAATAAGCTAAAAGCCGTCAGAGAGCTAAAAAACTGCCCAAAAGGCATGAGTAAGACTATGTGGGGGCAAGGAGTAGCGAAAAAGTACGGAGTTAGCCTAAAAACGCTTTATACATGGGCGAAACTAAACAAAAAAGAAGACGTAGAGATAGAAGACGATGAGTTAAGTATTGATTTTAGGGCTAGTTTTAAGAGTTCTAGCTTTGAAATGAAGGCTTTAGAGTGGGCGGTTGGGTTTATGCTGCATAACCCTTTGAGCTCTAAAAGGTTCGTTTACGAAAAGCTTGAAATTTACGCAAAAGAGAACGACCTAAATATAGGCTCTTATCAAAGCTTTGCGAGATTAACGGCGAGCGCTGAAATAAAAGCCATGCTGCTTCGCGCAACCGCCGGAGATAGAGGGGTGAGAAACGAGATAGCCTCTCATATCATCAGGGATCTAAACTGCTACGAGAGCATGGAGCTAGTTTGCGGCGATCAGATAGTGTTTGATTTTGATGCTATCGGCCCCGACGGAGAGGTGCTAAATCCAAACGCTTACGTATGGATAGATATGGGAAGCGGAGCCATCATAGGTATAGACGTGACGTTTGGCAAATATAACCGCCTAAGCGTAGGAAGAAGCCTAAAAAGCGCGCTAAGATTCGGCATGGCGGACGCCATATACACCGATAACGGCAAGCCAGAGCTAAGTAACTACATCGAGCAGGTAAGGAGTCAGCTAAGCGGCATAAAATTTAGAGACTTCGACGATCTTGCGCCAAACATGATACACAAAAAAGCAAAGCCGGGAAACTCGCGCGCAAAACCTATCGAAAATATCTTTAACCACGTGCAAAGACGCATGAGTGAGATAGTGTTTTTCGAGCGAGGGGGAGCTAGCTATCACAAAGATAAACGGGGTGATACACAAGAGATCATCAAAAAATACATGAAGGAAAATCCTTTAAATTACGAGGATTTCATCGGCTATTTCGAGCAAGGGATCAGGTGGTGGAACGAGCACTATAACGCAAGCCGCAAAATATATCCTATGAAAAGCTTTCTTGAAAAGCTAGAAGCTAAACCAAAGGCGGTATTTGACGAGACGACGCTTGATTTTATATTTAGCGAGCGCCGTGCTATCAAGGTAAAAAATAGCAGCGCAACGCTAACGATAATGGGGCAAAAACGCACCTATAGCCATCCTAGACTTTGCAAATTTAACGGCGAAACGGTGGAAGTGCGCATAAACGAGAACGACTACGAGAGAGTAAATATCGTGGATATGGATAGTCATAGAGCGCTATGCGAGGCAAATATCATAGATAGAATCGATCCGAGAGATCACGAAAAAGTAAAAGCGCAAATCGCTAAAAACGAAGCCGTAACCAAGGCTGTAAGAGCGGCGTTTGGATATTACTTTGATCTATACAAGAGAGCAAATGCCATGAATGCATATACGAGCGTCGCGCACGAAACCAAAGTAAAAAATGAGAAAACTAGAAAAATAAGCAAAAAAATAGCCATGAGCAATGAAGAGTTGCTTAATGCTATGTAAAAGGAGAATTTATGGGTATCAGTTTAAAAGAAAAATTCGAGCTTTGCCAAGCTTACGGCGAAACGCTAGAAACGATAGGCAAAGCCATAGGCAAAGGCGGGGGAACGGTAAGCGGCGTCATAAACGGCAAATACGCTTCGTCTAAGGCCGAGCTTTACGAGACGGCGATCGAGGCGTATTTGGATAGGGTTTTGGCGGCAAACGCCGAAAAAAAAGAGGCTAAGACGCCTAAAAGCGAAGTTTGGCTAAGCACGGCGCAAGAAAAGATAAGAGATAGGATTTTTAAAATGAATAGCTCTAATCTTAGTTTTTTCGAGCTAATTTTAGGCGAAAGCGGCATGGGAAAGACCTTTTTACTAGAAATGACGGCGCACGAGCTTGACGGAGTATACGTCAAAGCTCGCAAAAGCCTAAGCGCAAGCGCATTTATGAGCCTACTTTTGCGAACTATCGGCGAAAAACCGAGCGGAAACATGGACGATAAATTAGAGCACTTTTGCGAGGCTATAACGCATAGCAAAAAAAGGCTAATAATCGTGGATGAAGCCGATTTGTTCGTAAAGGACAACGACTTAACGTTTGAGAAAAAATTTGAGCTTTTAAGAGAAATCTACGAATACGGTAAACGCTACAAACTAGGCATAGCGGTCATAGCAGTAGGTCTTGGGGTGCTTAAAAAACGCATAGATAAGCTCGGCGGCTATTTGCAAAGCAGGCTTACTTATTCTCCAGAGATGGTTTTAAGCAGGGACGAGCTCATAAAAATCGGTCAAATGAACGGAATAGAAGGGGAAATAGCGGAGTTTTTAGCCGAAGGCGACAATGCAAGGCTATATGAAAAAACGTCGCTAAATTTGGCTTTGGGATACGAAGCTAAAGTGGCGGCCAATCTAGTATATCAAACAAGGAGAGCGTGATGGCGATAAATTTTCTTAAAAACGACGTAGCGGAGCGAACGCAAGCGGCGGGGCTAGTTAGGCTGGTGAGAGAATTTGAAGAGAAAGGATTTGAAATGAGAGTAAGTGCTAAAGGTGAACTATGGGGCATAAGGCGCGGAAGCATGATAAAGGGCCAAAAGGCGGACTACTCAAAGAGTATGTTTAAGCTAGTAGGCAAATATATCATACGAACCACCGACGGCAAAGTGATCGATACGGCAGCTTAAATTTGATTTTTCGGGAGCTCTGCGGAGCTTCCTATAAAGTTAAATTTTTAAGAAAGGAGAATAGATGAAAACAGCGAGATTAGTGTTTGTTTCTACTCCCTACTCAAGCATAGAGTGCAAAGATCGGGACAGAAACTACTACGCTAAGCAAATAGCACAGCAGGCTTGCGCTATCGTCAGAGCTAACGGCTACGAGCCTATCTCGCCCGTACTTGCGTGGATGGATATATATAGCGAGCTTGAGCGTGAAAGAGTAATGAAAAACTGCGAAGAACTGCTTAGAGTGTGCAGCTACTACTACAGCCATTCGTGTAAGTGGAGCGATAAGAGTACAGGCATGGCACAAGAGGCGGCGTGGGCTAAAGAATACGGCCTAAGCGAGCTTAAATTTAGTTTGTTCGAGTGATAGGGCTAATAAAAATTTTTAATGAGGAGTAAAAGATGCAAATAAATAGTTTTAGCGACGTAGACGTCGCTTTAAAAAGACTATGCGAAGTAAGCGTAGGTATAGAAAAGATCAACGGCGAAGTAACGCTTGAGTGCAACCGTATAAAAGAAGCTAGGAAGAGCGAAGTTGAAAGACTTGAGAGTGAAAAAAGCTTTTTAGAACAGCAAATCACACTATTTTGCGAGGACAATAAGGCCGAATTTGCCGAAAAACGCTCGAAGGAATTTACATTCGGCGAGATCGGATACCGTATAAGTAAGAGTGTAAGAATACCTAATGTAAAAGCCAAACTTGAAAGTTTGTTAAGCTCAATAAAGGCATTTGGATTAGGCAAAGAGTGCATTATATATGAAGAAAAGCCTAACAAGGAAGCACTTGCGGAGCTAAAAGACGAGGATTTAGTAAAACTTGGTCTTAAAAGAGTAGTGAAAGATAATTTTAGGATAGTACCTAAGATAGAGAGCCTGGAGATAGGAAAATGAACGGGATAAAGAGCTATTTTCAAATTTATTGGAGTGAATATAAAAAGTTAAAAGATAGCAAAAATAGGCTTTTGCCTAGGTTTGTAAGACGAGAAAAATTAAGAATTTGTGTTAAAGGGCTTTAGAGATGCTAAGTTTTTTAATATGGGGGCTAATTTTAAACATTTATGCTTTTATCGTAACTCTCATTGCTACTAGGATAGTAATCCCTAAATCTGAACGAAAAAGAGATTCTAAAAATATAGTTACAGCAGCGATAATTGTAATGCTAGTTCCTTACATGATGATGGCCTTATGTCTATATGCCATGATAATCCTAGCAGTTTGTAAATTTGACTATGAAGAGTTGAAGAAATTTAAAGAGAGGGCAAAAGCCCTTTAAAGAGCGTTTTAAACCACTTTAACGCTCTTTAAAAGGTTTAATTTTAAGGAAAATAATTGAGAATTCTAAATTTATTCGCAGGTCTTGGCGGAAACCGAAGACTGTGGGATAACGTAACTGACATAAGAGTAACGGCCGTCGAGCTTGACGAAGCCGTAGCGCACGCTTACGCTTTTCGTTATCCAAATGATGAGATTGTTATTGCCGATGCGTACGATTATGCAGCAAAGCATTACGACGAGTTTGATTTTATATGGGCATCGCCGCCGTGCCAAACGCATTCAAAACTAAATTTCGGTAATGTTAGATGGAAGAATTCAAGAAAATTACCTGACTTTAATCTATACTCTTTGATAGCATATCTTCAAAAAAGATGTCAGACAAGGTGGGTGGTCGAAAATGTAATACCTTTTTATACGCCCCTTATAGCTCCTAATGTTTTACTCGGTAGGCACTATTTTTGGTGCAATTTTCATATTGCTAAAAAAGATTTTAAGCCTAAGGTTGCCATAGCGGACGTTAAACTAGGCGATTTTAAAGACTTTGATATAACGGCTTTTAAGGACATAAAAAATAAGCGCCAAATACTGCGAAATGAGGTTAATTATGAGCTTGGAGAATATGTTTTTAAGTGCGCAATAAATAATGAAACAAAAATCCAAAAAGAACCCGACCTAGGATTATTTAATGACAACTAAACAAAAAAATCACCTTGATAATCTACACGCAAAAAAGAGAGAATCGTATCAAGCTAAACTTAATAATGTTCTAAGCTACGATCTTAGTTTTTACCGCTTTAAAAACGGAAAGCTAAACGTATCAAAACTAGCTAGGTGTAGTGGTTTAAGCCGTGGATTTTTAGAAAAACATTTATGGTTTAGAGGCTTATAAAATGAGCAAAAAAGAAGAAATTTATAGAAAGCAGCTTTTGGCGATCATCCATACGCACCCGTTTTATAAACACGCAAAACAAAATGACGCATGGGAAGAATTTTTAAGCGCTTGGGACGTAAAAAGCTGCGCGCAGTTAAAAGTAAAAGAGCTTATAAATTTAATAGCCGTTATGGACGGTAAAGATAATCCAAAGTCCAGCACAGCAGAGTTTGCAACGCAAAGTCAAATATATGCCATAAAATCTCTTTGGCAAAGAGTAGCTAATGATAAAAGCGACAAAGCCTTGCTATTTTTCATAAAGCGGATAACTAAAAATTTATACCTAAAAATAGAGTATATAAAAAAGAGAGAGGCCTCAAAAATACTTATAGTTTTAAAGAAGATGGAGAATAAATAAAATGCTTTGTCCTAAATGCGCATGCGAAAAAACGAGCGTTTTAAAAACGATTAAGGGACTAAAAAACATAAGAATGAGAAGATGCGAGGGTTGCGGATATAGCTGGATGACCGAAGAAAAGCCAATAAAAGATAAAGAACTAATAGAATACGCCGAATATATAGAGCGT from Campylobacter concisus encodes:
- a CDS encoding Mu transposase C-terminal domain-containing protein; this translates as MWVNSKEAAEILGVKYETIKKATQRAERAGKKICLIGCNISHFTYTDGIGRGGKTLQIWIDDAVTNNDPNQKESDDEKNSINANLDHSRGSDSADFCSAVDSAVSDGYIMDGSGCCEHGGDSRNLLCGAQACEKIEAKSASQDQVKIKIEDLENMNKLKAVRELKNCPKGMSKTMWGQGVAKKYGVSLKTLYTWAKLNKKEDVEIEDDELSIDFRASFKSSSFEMKALEWAVGFMLHNPLSSKRFVYEKLEIYAKENDLNIGSYQSFARLTASAEIKAMLLRATAGDRGVRNEIASHIIRDLNCYESMELVCGDQIVFDFDAIGPDGEVLNPNAYVWIDMGSGAIIGIDVTFGKYNRLSVGRSLKSALRFGMADAIYTDNGKPELSNYIEQVRSQLSGIKFRDFDDLAPNMIHKKAKPGNSRAKPIENIFNHVQRRMSEIVFFERGGASYHKDKRGDTQEIIKKYMKENPLNYEDFIGYFEQGIRWWNEHYNASRKIYPMKSFLEKLEAKPKAVFDETTLDFIFSERRAIKVKNSSATLTIMGQKRTYSHPRLCKFNGETVEVRINENDYERVNIVDMDSHRALCEANIIDRIDPRDHEKVKAQIAKNEAVTKAVRAAFGYYFDLYKRANAMNAYTSVAHETKVKNEKTRKISKKIAMSNEELLNAM
- a CDS encoding ATP-binding protein, with protein sequence MGISLKEKFELCQAYGETLETIGKAIGKGGGTVSGVINGKYASSKAELYETAIEAYLDRVLAANAEKKEAKTPKSEVWLSTAQEKIRDRIFKMNSSNLSFFELILGESGMGKTFLLEMTAHELDGVYVKARKSLSASAFMSLLLRTIGEKPSGNMDDKLEHFCEAITHSKKRLIIVDEADLFVKDNDLTFEKKFELLREIYEYGKRYKLGIAVIAVGLGVLKKRIDKLGGYLQSRLTYSPEMVLSRDELIKIGQMNGIEGEIAEFLAEGDNARLYEKTSLNLALGYEAKVAANLVYQTRRA
- a CDS encoding host-nuclease inhibitor Gam family protein, which codes for MQINSFSDVDVALKRLCEVSVGIEKINGEVTLECNRIKEARKSEVERLESEKSFLEQQITLFCEDNKAEFAEKRSKEFTFGEIGYRISKSVRIPNVKAKLESLLSSIKAFGLGKECIIYEEKPNKEALAELKDEDLVKLGLKRVVKDNFRIVPKIESLEIGK
- a CDS encoding DNA cytosine methyltransferase codes for the protein MRILNLFAGLGGNRRLWDNVTDIRVTAVELDEAVAHAYAFRYPNDEIVIADAYDYAAKHYDEFDFIWASPPCQTHSKLNFGNVRWKNSRKLPDFNLYSLIAYLQKRCQTRWVVENVIPFYTPLIAPNVLLGRHYFWCNFHIAKKDFKPKVAIADVKLGDFKDFDITAFKDIKNKRQILRNEVNYELGEYVFKCAINNETKIQKEPDLGLFNDN
- a CDS encoding phage protein GemA/Gp16 family protein — translated: MSKKEEIYRKQLLAIIHTHPFYKHAKQNDAWEEFLSAWDVKSCAQLKVKELINLIAVMDGKDNPKSSTAEFATQSQIYAIKSLWQRVANDKSDKALLFFIKRITKNLYLKIEYIKKREASKILIVLKKMENK